The Stigmatella ashevillena genomic sequence CACCGGGAGCCGGTCCCAAGCGATGTGCGGGTTGGGCTCGCGCAGGTGCAGGTGCGGGAACATCTCCCCGCCCTGCACCGAGAGCACGGCCTTGAGCAGCCCGGCCATGCCCGCCGCGGACTCCAGGTGCCCCAGGTTCGTCTTCACCGAGCCGACCCACAGTGGAGACGCCGCGCTGCGGCCTTCGCCGTACGCCGCCACCAGCGCGTCGATCTCGATGGGATCTCCGAGCGACGTGCCGGTCCCGTGCGCCTCGACGTAACCTACCTCTTCCGGCTTCACGCGCGCAGCACCGAGCGCCTCACGGATGACCGCCTGCTGCGAGCGCCCGTTGGGCACGGTGAAGCCGCTGGACGCGCCGTCGTGGCTCACCGCGCCGCCGAGCAGCGTCGCGAGGATGCGGTCGCCGTCGCGCTGCGCGTCCGAGAGCCGCTTGAGCACCACCACGCCACAGCCCTCACCGCGCGCGATGCCGTTGGCCTGCGCGTCGAACGTCTTGCAACGCGCATCCGGAGACAGAGCGCGCAGCCGCGAGAGCATCACGAACGAGAGCGGAGACAGGAGCAGCATCACGCCACCGGCGATGGCCGTGCTGCACTCGCCCGCGCGCAAGCTCTGGCAGGCCAGCTGGACCGCCACCAGCGACGACGCGCAGGCGGTGTCCAGGGCCATGCTCGGCCCCTGGAGCCCCAGCGTGTAGGAAATCCGGCCCGCCGAGAACGCGAAGCCCCAGCCGGTGGCGGTGTACGGATCGATTCCCGAGGGATCGGTGCCGCTCAGGAACGCATAGTCGCTGACACTGATGCCCACGAAGACGCCGGTGCGCGAGCCCGCAAGCCGCTGCGGCGGCAACCCCGCGTTCTCCAGCGCCTCCCAGCTCACCTCGAGCAGCAGCCGCTGCTGGGGGTCCATCTGGTTCGCTTCGCGCCGCGAGATGCCGAAGAACCCCGCGTCGAACTCGGCCACCCCCGGGCCCTGCAGAAAGCCGCCCGAGCGCGTGTACATCTTCCCGGCCATGTCCGGGTCCGGGTGGTACCAGCGGTCGATGTCCCAGCGGTCCTTGGGAACCTCGATGATGGCGTCGCGCCCCTCGCGCAGCAGTTGACGGTACGAGTCGAGGTCGCTCACCCCTCCGGGGAAGCGGCACCCCGCACCGACGATGGCGATGGGCTCGCGCTGCGCGTGTTCGAGCGCATCCACCTTGCCCTGGAGCTTCTTGAGTGCCAGCAGCGTGCGCTTCTGCTGCGCAATGTCGGGTGTGTCGCTCATTCGCCGAGATCTTCCTCAGACAGCACGCTGCGCGTCAGCTCAAGCAGCTCAGCCGAGACTTCGTCCGCGGACAGCCCCTCGACCTCGGCCGCTGCCGCGTCCGTTCGCGGCTGCGGCGCCACGGGCGCGGATGCGGCTACGGACGCGGGCGCACCCGGGAACAGGCGCCCTTTGAGGTAGCGAGAGAAGCGCTCCACGGTCGAGTGGTCGAACAGGGCCGAGGTGGCCAGCGGCACATCGAACGCGGCCTCCATGCGGCGCCGGAAGTGAACTGCGGAGAGCGAGTCCATCCCCAGCTCGTAGAACCCGCGCCAGGGCTCCGGCGGCCGCGAAGGCGGGTGCCCGAGCACCTCGCCGAGCTCCCCGCGCACGTGGGCAACGAGCAGTTCGTCCACCTCGTGTGGCGCTGCTGCCTTGAGACGCTCCCCGATCCGGGCTGCTGCGGGGGAGCTCCCGGCGGCCCCTGCCCGCCCAGCCGCGAGCTCCGCGAACAGCGCGGGCGGTCGCCGCGCGTCCGAGAACACGCCGTCCCAGTCCACCTGAGCGACGGCGACCTGAGGTCGTCCGCTCCCGAGCGCGGCCCCGAGCGCGCCGAGCGCGGCTTCAGGGGACATCGGACAGAGCCGGTGCGCTGCCCACCGCGCGGCGTCGAGTTTGGAGGACATCCCCGCGCCCGCCCAGGGACCGAAGTCCACGGCGGTCGCCGGGAGCCCGAGCTTGTGCCGGTGGTGCGCGAGCGCGCCGAGGAACGCATTGGCGGCGCCGTAGTTCGCTTGGCCGGGCGCACCGAAGAGGGCACCCACCGAGGAGAAGAGCACGAAGAGCTCCAAGGGCTGCCCTACGGTTAGCTCGTGCAGGCTCCATGCACCGTCGACCTTCGGGGCCATCACGTTGCGGAGCCGCTCGGGCGTGAGCTGAGGCAGCATCGCCTCGTCCAGTACACCGGCCGCGTGCACCACCCCGCGCAGCGGAGGCATGGACTTCGCCACGTGCACCAGTGCGTGGGACAACGCCTCACGGTCGACGACGTCGACGCTCGCCACGTGAACGTTGGCGCCCCTCGAGCGGAGCCGCTCCAGGGTCCCCGAGTGCGCTTGCAACGCAGGGCGACGCGCGAACAGCGCGAGGTGCCGGGCCCCGCGCTCCACCATCCACTCGGCAACCTGGAGCCCGAGCGCGCCGAGGCCGCCGGTGACCAGATAGGTGCCGTCCGACCGCAGCGATGGGGCATGGCCCCCTGCGGCCCGCACGCGCTCCAAGCGCGCCACGTACCGCCGCTCGCCACGCCAGGCAGCCTGTGACTCCCCATCCGTGCCGAGCTCTGCGAGCAGCTGTCCGGCGAGCGCGGTGCAATCCCCCGCGCCGAGATCCACGGCCCTGCACGAGAGCTCCGGCAGTTCCTGCTGCACCGAACGCGCGAAGCCCCAGAGCGGGGCCTGCGAGACGTCCACCTCCCCCCCTTCAACTGCCTGGCTCTCCCGCGTAACGAGCCAGAGCCGCGTGAGCGGCGTCACACCGGCCGCATGCAGCGCCTGGACGAGGCGCAGCGCACTCCCGGTACTCCGCACCTCGGCAGCACGGAGCGCTTCGAGCCCCGTGGCCGCTGCGTCGAGGCTGCAGGCGTGCACGACGCCCAGTGTGCCAGCCCAGCTGCTCGCCTGTACGATCTGTCCCTGGAACGGGGCAGCCGCGTCGAGCTCGCGCGTCACCTCGGCCGCAGAGAGGGACAGACACCGCTCGCCGCGCGCCTCGAGCGCCTTGACGAGCGAGGCGCCGACGCCACTTGCGTCGCAGAGCACGAGCCAGCCAGCCACGCTGCTGCTCCCAGCAACTGGCGCGGGCGCACTCCGCCAGGAGAGGGCGTACGTAACGCCGGGGGCTTCGTCGCTCCGGACGCCCGTCGCCTCGGGACCGCCGCGGCCCGGAAGCGGGTCGTCCACCCAGTAGCGCTCACGCTGCCACGCATAGCCGGGCAGCGCCACGCAGCGGCGCGCAGGGCCGTGCAGGGCCCGCCAGTCCAGAGCGGCGCCCTGGACGTACAACTGGCCTGCGCTCTGCATCAACGTCTGCCACGCGTCGCGCCCGCTTCGTAGGCTCGCGAGGCAGACGGCCTCGGGAGGCAGAACGCTGGCCGCGAGGCCGGAGAGCACCGGCTGGGGCCCCACCTCGAGGAACAGGCCGCGTCCACCCTTGACGAGTGTCTGCACGCCCTGCGCGAACCGCACGGGCTGGCGCAGCTGTTGCTCCCAGTACCGCGCGGAGATGGACAACGCCTGCTCACCCGTGAGGTTGGTGACCCACGCCACCTTCGGAGGGCGAAAGCTGACGGACGCCGCCGCACGCCCGAACGCCGGGAGCGCCGGCTCCATCAGTGCGGAGTGGAACGCATGGGACACCGTGAGCGCACGGATCTTGGTACCGCGCGACGCGAGCGCGCCGGCGATCGTGTCGACGTCCGCCGCCGGCCCCGAGAGCACCACGCTGCTGGGGCCGTTGAAGGCCGCGAGCGACACCGCCGGGTGCATCGCCAGGAGAGGGCGGACCTCTGCCTCCCCTCCCTGGACCGCCACCATCACGCCGCCCGCCGGCAGTTGCTGCATGAGGCGCGCGCGCTCGGCGACGAGCCGGATACCTTCCTCCAGCTCGAACACGCCAGCGACGCACGCGGCCGGGAACTCGCCCACGCTGTGGCCGAGCACCGCGTCCGGCACCACGCCCCACTCGCGCCACACCTCGCACAGCGCGTACTCGAGCGCGAACAGCGCTGGCTGCGTGTACTGCGTCTGGTCCAGCAGCGAGCCCTCGCCGAAGAGCACCTGCGTGAGTGGCAGAGGAAGCACTCCCTCGAGCGCCCGCGCGCAACGGTCGATGGCCTTGCGGAACGTGGGGTGCGACTCGTAGAGCTCGCGGCCCATCCCCGCGTACTGCGAGCCCTGTCCGGTGAAGAGGAACGTCAACTGCGGCCGCTGCTCCGCATGGGGCGTCCTGCCTGCGACGATGTGGCCGTGCGGAGCACCCTCGGCGTATGCGTCCAGCGCCTCGGCGAGCTCGTCGTGGCTCCTGCACACCGCGGCGAGCCGGAAGGTGTGGTGCGCTCTACGAGCGCCGGACGTGAAGCAGATGTCCGCGAGCGCCTCGCGTCGGCCCGCCTCCGAGCGCAGGAAGGCGGCGTGCGAGCGGGCCTGCGCGCGCAGCGCAGGCTCGCTGCGCGCAGACAGGGTGAGCAGGCTCCAGGGCCTCGCCGCCACCACGGACCGCGCAGCTGGGGCCGACGGCTCCTCGATCACCACGTGCGCGTTGGTGCCGCCAATCCCAAACGAGCTGACGCCCGCACGGCGCGGATGGGCGCCCTTCGGGAACGGCTGAGCCCGGGGGGGCACGAAGAACGGCGTGGAGGGGAAGTCGCAGCCGGGGTTGGGCTCCTGGAAGTGTGCGAGCGGGGGCAGCTCTCCACGCTCGAGCACGAGGACCGCCTTGATGAGGCCGGCGATGCCGGCGGCCGACTCCAGATGCCCGAGGTTCGCCTTCACGGAGCCCACGGCACAGGTGCCCCGCGGCACGCCCGAGAACACCTCCGCGAGCGCTTGCAACTCCAGCGGGTCTCCCACCCGCGTCGCGGTGCCGTGACACTCGAGGTACCCCACCGTCTCGGGCTCCACGCCCGCGAGGCTCAGGGCCTCGGAGATGACGCGCGCCTGACCCTCGTGGCTCGGCGCCATGTAGCCCACCTTCGAGGCGCCATCGTTGTTGATAGCAGACCCCTTGATGACGGCGCGGATCGGATCGCCGTCCTTCAGAGCATCCTCCAGGCGCTTGATGACGATGACCCCCAGGCCACTGCCCTGAATGGTCCCGGCGCCGCGCGCGTCGAAGCTGCGACAGCGCCCGTCAGGCGAGAGGATGCCGCCCTCCTGGTAGATGTAGCCCACGCGCTGCGGGACTCGCAGGCACACGCCGCCCGCGAGCGCCATGTCCGACTCGCCGTCCAGCACGCTCTGACACGCGAGATGCACCGCGACGAGCGACGTGGAACACGAGGTCTGCACACAGAGGCTCGGGCCGCGCAGGTTCAGCTTGTAGGAGACGCGGCTGGCCAGATAGTCCTTGTCGTTGGCAACCTGGAGCTGAAGGTGCTCGATGACGGGCATCGAGCCGGCCTCACGCAGGAACTTGCGGAGCAGGTACGTGGAGTAGCTGGTGCCCGCGAAAACACCGATGGCGCCCGAGTAGCGGCCAGGGTCCACGCCGCCGTTCTCCAGAGCCTCCCACGCGCACTCGAGGAACAGCCGATGCTGCGGGTCGATGAGCTCCACTTCCTTCGGGCTGAACCCGAAGAACTCCGCGTCGAACGTCTCGATGTCGTCCAGGACGGACGCGCGGCGCACGTACTTCGGGTTGCTCAGAGACGCCTCGCTGACGCCCGCCGCACGGAGCTCCGCGTCCGTGAGGTCGCTCACGCAATCGGCGCCGCTGCGGATGTTCTCCCAGAAGCGCTCGAGCGTGCTCGCGCCCGGGAAACGTCCCGCCATCCCGATGATTGCCAAATCCGCGCCGCTCATCCTTCCGCCCCCTTGCGGCGCCCGCGCGCTTCTCGCCGCGCCGCCGCGCGGTCCGCCCCAGCCTGCACCGCCGCTGCGGGCCCGCTCCCCTTCTGCGCCAGGAATGCCGCGAGCGAGCGCACCGTTGGGAAGCGGAACGGGTCCGTGGCGCGCACGTCGAGCTTCAACGTCTCGCGCAGCGCGGCGGTGATGCGCACGATGGCCGTGGAGTCCGCGCCCAGGTCGAAGAATTGGCCGTCCACGCTGAGCTCGGTGAGCTTGAGCTCCTCCTGGACGAGCCGGCTGATTTGAAGCTCGAGCTCATTGCCCGGCGCGACGAACGCAGCCTTCGGCTGCGCCTGCGCGAGCGCGAGCCCGGCCAGCGCCTGGCGGTCCACCTTGCCATTCGCGCTGAGCGGCAGCGAGTCCCCAAGCACGAGCGTGGGGAGCATGTGCGAGGGCAGCCGCTCGCGCAGGAACTCGAGGAGCGTCTCCTCGGACGCCTCCTGCTTGATGGACACGAACGCAACGAGCCGCTTCTTGCCGCCGGCAGGCGCGGCCACCGTCACCGCCGCCACCCGGACCGCCGGATGCTGCGCCAGTGCCGCTTCGATCTCCCCGAGCTCGATGCGGTGGCCCTGAATCTTCACCTGCAGGTCCTCGCGCCCGAGGAACTCGATGTTGCCGTCCGGGAGCAGGCGGCCGAGGTCGCCGCTGCGATACAGCCGCTCTCCGGTACGCGGATGCGTGATGAACTTCTGCCGCGTCTTCTCCGAGTCCCCCCAGTAGCCGAGCCCCACGCCGACACCCGCGATGTACAGCTGGCCGGGGACCCACACAGGCCGTGGCTCGAGCTGCTCGTCGAGCACGTAGTAGCGCGCGTTGGTCATCGGCCGTCCGTAGGGGATGCTCGGCCATGACGGGTCCACCGTCCCCACCGGGTAGCAGATGTCCCAGACGCATGTCTCCGTGGGCCCGCCCGCAGAGATGACCTGCGCCCCTGGCGCGAGCGCGCGAATGCGGTTGGGCAAAGTGACTGGCACCCAGTCCCCCGAGAGAACCACCTTGCGCAGAGAGGTCGGACGCGGCTGAGACGGGTCGCGCTCGAGCGTCTCGACCAGCATCTCCATGAAGGCGGGCACGCTATTCCAGAACGTCACCCGCTCGCGCGTCAGCAACTCCACCCAATGGAGCGGGTCCTTCACCGACGCCGCATCCGGCATCACCACGCAGCCGCCAGCCGCGAGCATCCCGAAGACGTCATAGACGGACAGGTCGTGGTTGAGCGCGGTCAGCGCGATGTTCCGGTCCCCGGTGCCAACGCCGAAGCGCGCGTTGACGTCGAGCATGCGGTTGACCGCGTTGCGGTGGCTGAGCATCGCCCCCTTCGGCACCCCGGTGGAGCCGGACGTGTAGATGACGTACGCGAGGTCCTCCGACGCGGGAGGAGCAGCCGGGCGCAGGGTTTCGGGGCCCTGCGGCTCGGCGTCCTCCACCAGGACGCGCTCGAGGCCCGGCGGCCAGAAGACCCTCGCGTCGACTTCCTGCTGCGTCAGCACCGCGCGCACCTGGCCCTGCTCGAGGAGGAGCTTCAGCCGCTCGGGGGGCAGCTCAGGGTCCACCGGCAGGTAGGCCGCGCCGCACCCATGGATCGCGAGCACGGCGACGAGCTGCTCCCACCCCTTCTCCAGCACCACGCCGACAAGGCTGCCCTTCGTGCAGCCGAGTGCCCCGAGCCGGTGGCTGAGCGCGTTGGCGCGCCCGTGCAGTTCCCCGTAGGTCAGCGTGCGGCGCGGGCTGATGACGGCCTCGGCGTGGGGGCGCGCTTGCACCTGCTTCTGAAAGAGTGAGTACAGGGTCTCGGTGGAGACCGGTGCGTCCGTGGCGTTGAGCTCCGCGAGCAGCCGCACCGTCTCAGCCGACAGCGCCACGCGCCGCGGACGGACCTCCGTCCAGGCCGTCTCATCCATCGCGAGCTGCTCGAGCAGGAGCCGGTAGCTCTCGAACATCTGGTCCAGCATGCCGGAGGGGAACAGCTCCTCCACCGAGTCCCAGGACGCGGCGAGCCCCCCGTCCTCCTGCTGGACCTGGTTGTCGATCCACAGCTGTGGCGTCTGTGTCAGCGTGAAGACCGGCTCGGAGATCTGCTTCCACGCGGACGCCCAGTCGGCGTAGCCCTCGGAGCGCAAGCTGAGCAGGCTCGCGAAGACGATGGGCAGCGACGCATTGGACGTCTTCTGGACGCGCGCCAGCTCCCGCAGCGCCTGCACCCCGCTGATGTGCTGCGTGTGCTCGATGTCCTGCCACAGCTGGGCCTGGGTCCGCTGGACGCGCGACTCGAAGCTCTCCGGGACGGAGAGGTCCAGTCCCAGGAGGATCATCGAGGTGAAGTCACCCAGCAGCTCGTTGACCTGAGGGTGCATGGGCATGCGGCTGAAGAGCGGGATGTTGAGCGTGAAGCGCGGGCTCTTGCTCCAGGCCGCGAGCACCTCGGCGTAGACCGAGATGAGAACCGACGAGAGCGTCAGTCCGCGCGCCTTCGCCCTCGCCTGCAGCTGCGCCCAGCGCGTCGCATCCAACCGTGCCACCCGGCGCTTGAACCGGCTCGTCTTGAGCGAAGAAGGCGCGCGGGCCAGCGGGAGCTCCGGAGCGGGCGGCAGCTCGCGCACGCGCGAGCGCCAGTACGCCAGGGACTGCTGCGCCGTCTGGCTGTCGTGCAGCTTGCGCTCCGCAAGGACGTAGTCCCGGTACGAGATGTCCAGAGCCGACAGCTCCGCGTCCGGGTCCTGATACGCCCGGGCGACGTCGTACGCGAGCAGCGCGAGGCTGCCGCCGTCGAGTTGGACCAGGTCGACGCTCTGGTGGAGCCGGGTGGCGCCGCCGGGCAGGAGCGTCGCGCGAACCTCGACCTGCGGCGCCCGGTCGAGCGGGAGGACCTGGTGCGAGAGCTCATCGCGCACCTGCGCGAGCCCGACCTCGACCTCCGCGGGCGAGGCCTGACTCAGGTCGAGCACGCCGATGCGCAGCGGCGGGACTTCGCGAAGAATCTGCTGACGCCCGTCCGGGAGGATGACCGCCCGGAGCATGTCGTGCCGGGCGATGACCTTCTGCCAAGCGCGCTCCATCCGGGGCACGTCCAGGGGGCGGAAGTCGTGCTCCCAGTACACGTGGATGGACACCTCGCCCATCTCCACGGCGCCGCCCCGCCCCAGCCAGTACGCCTGCTGGATGTCGGTGAGCGGGAACGGCTCGTAGCGGTTCGCGGGGTCGGCAACGAGCGGAGGGACTTCGGGCTCGACCGGCTGCGCCTTGCGCGCCCGGAGCAACGCGAGGAGCTGCGGCTTGTGCTCGGTGAGCCGCTGGCGGATCTCCGTGGTGAGCGCCCCCTTCGGAGCGTTCACGGACAGCTGGTCGCCCTCGCCGAGCGAGATATAAATCCCCTGCTGCGCGAGTCCGGAGAGAAGTTCGGTGACGCTCATAGCTGGATGACCTCGCGCTCCTCGGCGTCTGGGCCGTGAGCGGGGGGCGGCGGTGGATCGGCCAGGGCACTGGACGCCGCCAGGTGGTGCTCGATGTCCTGCGCGAGGTCCGCGATGCACGCGCCCGCGATCAGGCGCGCCACCGCGAGGTTGAACCCGAACTCGGACTTCAGCCTGCGTCGCAGCTCCACCGTCATCAGCGAGTCGAGCCCCAGGAGAACGAGCGACTTGTGCACGCTGAGCTCGCCGACGGCAACGCGCAGCGCCTTCGCGAGGTGGGCCGTCAGATGTGCCTGAAGGAGCGCGCGACGCTCCGGAGCCGACGCTGCATGAACACGCGCCACCGTGTCATCGGCGCGCGTGGATTCGACGGGCTCCAAGCCGTCCGTCGGCCGGTGCAGCCAGAACCGCCGACGCTGCCATGTGTACCCAGGGAACGTCACGACGCGTCGCCCATCAGGCCGGTCGAAGCTCCGCCAGTCGATCTCGACGCCACGCTCATAAAGTCGCGCCACGCACTCGGCCAGCGCATCCCAATCACCCCACCCTGCCCGGAGCGAAGGCAGAAAGCCGGGCACGCCGAAGTGGCCGGGCTCGCCCTGCGCCATGCCGAGCAGGACGGTGATCTTCTGACCCTCAAGCGCCCGAGCGGGATCCGCCCATCGAAACGGTGGGAGCGCCTCGAGCACCGGGTACCCTACACCGTCCTCCCGCAGGGGCCGCGCTGCGAGCGTGCGCACGGCCGTCTCGAGCTCGATGGCCCCTGCCACACACGCGGCCGTCACCTCGCCGACGCCCTTGCCGAGCACCACCGCCGGACGCACGCCCCACGCCTTCCACAGCTCGGCGAGCGCGAAACCGAGGGAAAACTGGGCTTGTTCTGCGGCGGGCACCTCCCGCTGCGCCCCCGAGGCCGCGAAGGCGGCGGTGCAGCGGTCGAGTGCGTCCCGGAACACCGGCTGAGTCGCGTACAGTTCCTGCCCGGGCGCGCCCTGCAGCATGAGCTGCTCCTGGAAGAGGAACCCCACCACCTGCTGCTCGCGGCGCGCAGCCGACTCTCCCCCTCGCCAAGCACGGAGCCGGTCGCTCAGCTGCGCGGGAGTCTGACCGGTAACCGCGAGGCGGTGTGAGAAGTGGGCGCGTGCGGCGTTCGCGGTGAAGCAGAAGTCCCCAAGCGACTGCTCGGGGGTCGCGTCGAGCAGCGGCGCCACGCGCTCCACCTGCGCGGCGAGCGCTTCGGCCGAGCTCGCGGACAGCGTGAGCACGTGAACGGACCGCCGCGCCGTCACGTCCGCGACGCTCCGGAGCGGTGGCTCCTCGAGGAGCACGTGCGCGAGGGCGCCGCTCAGGCCGAAGCCGGTGACCCCTGCGATGCGCCGCCGGGCCCCCCGCGGCCACGGCTGCGTTTGCGTGGGGATGACGAGCGGCGTGCCCGTCAGAGGGACGCGCGGGTGCGGCGTCGAATAGTTCAGGTTTGGAGGGATGGCCTCGTTCTGGAAGGCGAGGATGGCCTTGATGACGCCCGCGGCGCCGCCGGCGTATTCCAGCTGCCCGAGATTCGTCTTCACCGCGCCGAGCACGCACTTCGTCCCGTCGAGCCGTGGCGCGCCGAAGACGTCCTTGAGGGCCTGCAGCTCGATGGCGTCCCCAGCCCAGGTGCCCGAGCCGTGCGTCTCGACGTAGTCCACGTCCGCGGGGGTGAGCCCCGCGCTCGCGAGTGCGTCGCTCATCACGCGCCGCATCGCCGACACACTGGGCGCCGTGAGGCTCGCGCCACGGCCCGTGCTGGTGGATGCCCCTCCGCGCAGCAGCGCGAGCACCGGGTTACCGTCGGCAAGCGCCTGCGAGTAGCGCTTGAGCACCAGCAAGGCACAGCCCTCCCCCCGGACCGCGCCGTCCGCCTTCGCGTCGAACGCCTTGACGCGGCCGTCTCGGGACATGAGCTCAAGCTTGCAGAAATGGAATGAAATCTCTGGCTGCAGCAGCAGCGTCACGCCGCCGGCAATCGCGAGGTCCGACTCCCCTCGCCGCAGGCTCTCGGCGGCCAGGTGCAGCGCCACCAGCGACGAGGCGCACGCGGCCTCGATGGACAACGTCGGCCCGTGGAACCCGAACACGTGGGACAGGCGGCCGCTGGCGACGCTGGTGAGGTGGTCCGTCACGCTGAAGCCATCCAGGTGCCCGGGCTCGCGAACGCGGTTGTATCCCTGGTCCGCGAGCCCCACGAAGACGCCTGTGCGGCTGCCGACGAGCCCCGTCGGAGACTCGCCCGCGCTCTCTAGCGCCTCCCAGCAGACTTCCAGCAGCAGGCGCTGCTGCGGGTCCATCCGCGCCGCTTCCTCATCGGAGATGCCAAACGGCTGCGGGTCGAACTGCTCCGCGTCCTCCAGGAAGCCACCCCAGCGGCCGTACATCTTCCCGCGAGCGTCCGGGTCCGGATGAAAGAGCGCGTCGATGTCCCAGCGGCTCTTGGGGACCTCGGTGATGCCGCTCCTGCCTTCGTGCAACAGACGCCACAAGGCCTCAGGAGAGTTGGCGCCGCCCGGGAAGCGGCCCGCCATGCCGACCACGGCCACTGGGTCGTCCTCCTGCTCCTCGCTTCGTAGCAGCGCGAGGAGGGTGGACCGCTCTTCCGCAGTGAGACCGGAGAGCAGGCTCTCCATGGCACCGCGTACCTCGTCCTTCATCACCCACTCCTCCACCCGAGGTGCGCGACCACTCGCAGGGCGCCGAAGGAAGTCCCGAAAAGGAGGCCGCCCCGCCGAGTGCAGCGAACGTTGCCTTGTTTACAATTCCAGATGAAGAACTCGACAGGTCTGGTCTCTCGCGATGCCGCGCAAGACGCTCCACCTCACGAGCGAGATGGGCGTACGCCAGGAGGTGGCGAGTTGTGCGCGCTCGAGCCGGAGGACTCGGTCTGAGCCTGCTCCGATTGAGTGGCTCTCCCGCACTTTGTGTGAAGTCAGCCTGAGGAACCGGCCCCGGCAGCAGGCTGCCGGGGGTGGCGCGCAACACGGTAAGGCGCTCCCTGCGCTCCAGAGGCAAGGTGGAGAAGCAGGAGAGGCCCCAAGCGCGGCGGTTGAGACAGGCCGAGCAGAAGCGCGCGGAGGAGTTGTGGGAGGGGCAGGCAGAGGGCAACGCGGTGGTGGTCCAAGCGCTGCTGGCGGAGCAGGGCGTTGAGGCCAGCGTGCGTACGGTGCAGCGGGCCGTGAGGGAGCGGCGGCAGCAGGTGAGAGCCGCCGAGGTAGCCACGGTGCGCTTCGAGACGGCGCCCGGACAACAGATGCAGGTGGACTTCGACATGGTGCGCTACAGCGTGCCGCACCGGCCGGTGCGCCAGAGCGTCGAAGTCGCGGTGGAGGACGAGCAGGTGCGTATCTTCCACGCCGGACAGCTCGTCGCCACCCACGCCAGAAGCCGCCAGCCTCACGAGCGTGTTGTGAACCCTGCGCACTGGGAGGGCCTGTGGCGGCCGCACGCCGCGCAGTCCTCCGAGAGCAGTGCACCGCTCAAGCGCATCAGCATGGGAATCACCATCGCCCACTTCCCGGGGGTCAAGACGCTGGAGGACTTCGACTTCGTGGATGCTCGATCTGAGTTGCTGGGGCGAATCGACCTGTTGCTAGTGCCCGCATGGAATAAAGACATCACCAGCTTTGAACACTTGGTTCATTACCCAGTGAGAATGAAGGAACTCCTCCGTCAACGCCGAGTCGAAAAACTGGATGAAGCCCTGATCTGAGTACCGAGACAGGCCGCGCCCTACCTCGCTCGCCCTAGCCAGTAACGAGGGTAACAGCGCATCCTGCTTAGGGTTTCTATCGCTCTGCCCGCTTGTTCAAGTCCCGTGCTGCCAGCGACTGCTAGACCGGTTCCCCGGCGACGAGCACATAGTGACATGTGAAGTACGCGCGCGGAGGTGCGTACGAGCTTTCGCTCATCGACACCTTGATGAAGCGCGTGGGAGAAGCCCAGCCGGGCAAGACGTCTGTCCCGCGCTCAGGGGAGAGACCGGGCATCGTGCTCTGGTCGAGTCCTGTGGCGCTCCATGTGATTCCGTCGATGGACGACATGACGTCGTATTTCATCGCGCGCGCGCCGACGTGGCCATCTTTGGCCTTCCACCGAATCGTGAGCATTCGGACGATCGACGTCTGCTCAAGCTTGATCCAAAACCACGGGGAAGGGTCGCTCCCGTCGAGCGAGCTGTTCCAAAACGTTCCCCCCGCATTCGGTCCCTCGATGAGGCGATCGGCGGTCTGGGGTTTTCTATTGTACAGCGCCGGGAGCTCCGAGGATGCGCGCGCCTCCACGAGTTTGAGCAGCGGAGGGCCACCGAGCGCGGCGTCGACGGCGTCTCGCGCCGCGCGAGCGTCGATGCCTGTGGCGATGAGCGCATCCGCCATTTCGCCTCGGCTGAACCCGGGATAAAGACTCGGCGCGTACAACACCTGCGCGAGCTCGCTCGCTGAGAGCCCTCCGTAAACGCCAGGTGAGTGCAGCGCGCTCGCGATCTCGCCACTCGT encodes the following:
- a CDS encoding non-ribosomal peptide synthetase; this encodes MSVTELLSGLAQQGIYISLGEGDQLSVNAPKGALTTEIRQRLTEHKPQLLALLRARKAQPVEPEVPPLVADPANRYEPFPLTDIQQAYWLGRGGAVEMGEVSIHVYWEHDFRPLDVPRMERAWQKVIARHDMLRAVILPDGRQQILREVPPLRIGVLDLSQASPAEVEVGLAQVRDELSHQVLPLDRAPQVEVRATLLPGGATRLHQSVDLVQLDGGSLALLAYDVARAYQDPDAELSALDISYRDYVLAERKLHDSQTAQQSLAYWRSRVRELPPAPELPLARAPSSLKTSRFKRRVARLDATRWAQLQARAKARGLTLSSVLISVYAEVLAAWSKSPRFTLNIPLFSRMPMHPQVNELLGDFTSMILLGLDLSVPESFESRVQRTQAQLWQDIEHTQHISGVQALRELARVQKTSNASLPIVFASLLSLRSEGYADWASAWKQISEPVFTLTQTPQLWIDNQVQQEDGGLAASWDSVEELFPSGMLDQMFESYRLLLEQLAMDETAWTEVRPRRVALSAETVRLLAELNATDAPVSTETLYSLFQKQVQARPHAEAVISPRRTLTYGELHGRANALSHRLGALGCTKGSLVGVVLEKGWEQLVAVLAIHGCGAAYLPVDPELPPERLKLLLEQGQVRAVLTQQEVDARVFWPPGLERVLVEDAEPQGPETLRPAAPPASEDLAYVIYTSGSTGVPKGAMLSHRNAVNRMLDVNARFGVGTGDRNIALTALNHDLSVYDVFGMLAAGGCVVMPDAASVKDPLHWVELLTRERVTFWNSVPAFMEMLVETLERDPSQPRPTSLRKVVLSGDWVPVTLPNRIRALAPGAQVISAGGPTETCVWDICYPVGTVDPSWPSIPYGRPMTNARYYVLDEQLEPRPVWVPGQLYIAGVGVGLGYWGDSEKTRQKFITHPRTGERLYRSGDLGRLLPDGNIEFLGREDLQVKIQGHRIELGEIEAALAQHPAVRVAAVTVAAPAGGKKRLVAFVSIKQEASEETLLEFLRERLPSHMLPTLVLGDSLPLSANGKVDRQALAGLALAQAQPKAAFVAPGNELELQISRLVQEELKLTELSVDGQFFDLGADSTAIVRITAALRETLKLDVRATDPFRFPTVRSLAAFLAQKGSGPAAAVQAGADRAAARREARGRRKGAEG
- a CDS encoding type I polyketide synthase; its protein translation is MKDEVRGAMESLLSGLTAEERSTLLALLRSEEQEDDPVAVVGMAGRFPGGANSPEALWRLLHEGRSGITEVPKSRWDIDALFHPDPDARGKMYGRWGGFLEDAEQFDPQPFGISDEEAARMDPQQRLLLEVCWEALESAGESPTGLVGSRTGVFVGLADQGYNRVREPGHLDGFSVTDHLTSVASGRLSHVFGFHGPTLSIEAACASSLVALHLAAESLRRGESDLAIAGGVTLLLQPEISFHFCKLELMSRDGRVKAFDAKADGAVRGEGCALLVLKRYSQALADGNPVLALLRGGASTSTGRGASLTAPSVSAMRRVMSDALASAGLTPADVDYVETHGSGTWAGDAIELQALKDVFGAPRLDGTKCVLGAVKTNLGQLEYAGGAAGVIKAILAFQNEAIPPNLNYSTPHPRVPLTGTPLVIPTQTQPWPRGARRRIAGVTGFGLSGALAHVLLEEPPLRSVADVTARRSVHVLTLSASSAEALAAQVERVAPLLDATPEQSLGDFCFTANAARAHFSHRLAVTGQTPAQLSDRLRAWRGGESAARREQQVVGFLFQEQLMLQGAPGQELYATQPVFRDALDRCTAAFAASGAQREVPAAEQAQFSLGFALAELWKAWGVRPAVVLGKGVGEVTAACVAGAIELETAVRTLAARPLREDGVGYPVLEALPPFRWADPARALEGQKITVLLGMAQGEPGHFGVPGFLPSLRAGWGDWDALAECVARLYERGVEIDWRSFDRPDGRRVVTFPGYTWQRRRFWLHRPTDGLEPVESTRADDTVARVHAASAPERRALLQAHLTAHLAKALRVAVGELSVHKSLVLLGLDSLMTVELRRRLKSEFGFNLAVARLIAGACIADLAQDIEHHLAASSALADPPPPPAHGPDAEEREVIQL